In one Micromonospora polyrhachis genomic region, the following are encoded:
- a CDS encoding ATP-binding protein, which yields MAERSWCVVVPHHAQGARMARHRLTVELSDVIDPHLLADVVSVVGELVGNAVRHADPLPGGVIRLAWRLRSGPEGDVVGVRVTDGGSAAAPQMRLVGPEALDGRGLHIVAALTMRWGVERDGLGQSVWAELRIPVEQGLRIPAEQGVRIPAEQGVTAAPQ from the coding sequence ATGGCCGAGCGCTCATGGTGTGTGGTCGTGCCACACCATGCTCAGGGGGCGCGGATGGCCCGCCACCGGCTCACCGTCGAACTGTCCGACGTGATCGACCCGCACCTGCTGGCCGATGTGGTCTCGGTCGTCGGTGAACTGGTCGGCAACGCGGTGCGCCACGCCGATCCACTCCCCGGCGGTGTGATCCGGTTGGCCTGGCGGCTCCGGTCCGGGCCGGAGGGCGACGTGGTCGGGGTCCGGGTGACCGATGGTGGTTCGGCCGCCGCGCCGCAGATGCGCCTCGTCGGGCCGGAGGCGCTCGACGGTCGCGGGCTGCACATCGTGGCCGCGCTCACCATGCGCTGGGGGGTCGAACGGGACGGGCTCGGCCAGAGTGTCTGGGCGGAGCTGCGTATTCCTGTCGAGCAGGGGCTCCGTATTCCTGCCGAGCAGGGGGTGCGTATTCCTGCCGAGCAGGGGGTCACTGCGGCACCGCAGTAG
- a CDS encoding DUF5926 family protein, which yields MSKRRKQARSTTESAPKRQKLRDVFVPRPFEGLVDEPEWIALRELVPAATAPLRLTPDLVEKYGDRPLTLATVLPMAAPAITKPDGQIMLGLQRHVQSGDISRDLAVAVLCALETTPGGTVSVPALPGEGPRLQDILVDGPLDVTMHDGFEFWLDEGATDDPNVRASLERADASIYPTVRLAAAPAAYWCQVPEKAHVRWVLPDSEDAALDALSRLSAAGELLLGDGTKFAGMFRAHGRLVPVWDIPRDPAASEWETPLAEFAKRYAETLADSTPLDAAARRSRQGLLGRQLTLR from the coding sequence GTGAGCAAGCGTCGAAAACAAGCCCGATCCACCACCGAATCGGCCCCCAAGCGGCAGAAGTTGCGGGACGTGTTCGTGCCCCGCCCCTTCGAGGGCCTGGTCGACGAGCCCGAGTGGATCGCCCTCCGCGAGCTGGTACCCGCCGCCACCGCACCGTTGCGGCTCACTCCCGACCTCGTGGAGAAGTACGGCGACCGCCCGCTGACCCTGGCCACCGTCCTGCCGATGGCCGCCCCCGCGATCACCAAGCCGGACGGGCAGATCATGCTGGGCCTGCAACGGCACGTCCAGTCCGGCGACATCTCCCGGGACCTCGCCGTAGCCGTCCTGTGCGCCCTGGAGACCACGCCCGGCGGGACCGTGTCCGTCCCCGCGTTGCCGGGCGAGGGACCACGCCTGCAGGACATCCTGGTGGACGGGCCGCTCGACGTCACCATGCATGACGGCTTCGAGTTCTGGCTGGACGAGGGGGCCACCGACGACCCGAACGTGCGGGCCTCGCTCGAACGTGCTGATGCCTCGATCTACCCCACCGTTCGGCTCGCCGCCGCGCCGGCCGCGTACTGGTGTCAGGTGCCGGAGAAGGCACACGTGCGGTGGGTCCTGCCGGACAGCGAGGACGCCGCCCTCGACGCGCTGTCCCGGCTCAGCGCAGCCGGTGAGTTGTTGCTTGGCGACGGTACGAAGTTCGCCGGCATGTTCCGGGCGCACGGTCGCCTGGTGCCCGTGTGGGACATCCCCCGTGACCCGGCCGCCAGCGAGTGGGAGACCCCGCTGGCCGAGTTCGCCAAGCGGTACGCCGAGACGCTGGCCGACTCGACGCCGCTGGACGCCGCCGCCCGCCGCTCCCGGCAGGGCCTGCTCGGTCGTCAACTGACGCTTCGTTAG